A genomic segment from Halomonas sp. TA22 encodes:
- the hflX gene encoding ribosome rescue GTPase HflX: MFFERPDAGETAILVHVDFQDEQEREDSGEFLELVRSAGAEPATLLTGSRHRPDSRTFIGTGKLDELKELLSIHHAELVIFNHSLKPSQERNLERALKCRVLDRTGLILDIFAQRARTHEGKLQVELAQLEYMSTRLVRGWTHLERQKGGIGLRGPGETQLETDRRLLRVRIKSIHKRLDKVRSQREQNRRARARAEIPSVSLVGYTNAGKSTLFNAVTDASVYAADQLFATLDPTLRRLEVNDVGPVVLADTVGFIRHLPHKLVEAFRATLQEAAEASLLVHVIDAADPDRELNVEQVQRVLKEIGADQVPSLQVMNKIDLLDSAPRIERDGGGNPETVWLSAQKGLGLDLLAQALSERLSDDVLSLQLTLTPEQGRLRAALHERDAVRSESFDEQGHTLLEVRLPRRDFMQLMAHLGEDAEAYLPAEKRSRPVWEE, translated from the coding sequence TTGTTTTTTGAACGTCCCGACGCCGGTGAAACGGCGATTCTCGTCCATGTCGATTTTCAGGACGAACAGGAGCGTGAAGATTCGGGGGAGTTTCTCGAATTGGTTCGCTCCGCCGGCGCTGAACCGGCTACCCTGCTGACGGGTAGCCGGCATCGGCCTGATTCCCGTACCTTCATCGGCACCGGTAAGCTCGATGAACTCAAGGAATTGTTATCCATTCATCATGCCGAGCTGGTGATTTTCAATCACTCGCTCAAACCTTCGCAGGAGCGAAACCTTGAGCGGGCGCTCAAATGCCGGGTGCTTGACCGTACCGGGCTAATTCTTGATATCTTTGCCCAACGTGCCCGAACGCATGAAGGCAAGCTGCAGGTCGAGCTCGCCCAGCTTGAGTACATGTCCACGCGCCTGGTTCGCGGCTGGACCCACCTCGAGCGCCAGAAGGGCGGTATTGGCCTGCGCGGGCCAGGTGAGACACAGCTTGAAACCGACCGTCGCCTGCTGCGGGTGCGCATAAAGTCGATCCACAAACGTCTCGACAAGGTGCGTAGCCAGCGTGAGCAGAATCGCCGCGCCAGGGCGCGAGCCGAGATTCCCAGTGTCTCGCTGGTAGGCTATACCAACGCTGGCAAATCGACACTGTTCAATGCGGTAACTGACGCCTCGGTCTATGCGGCCGATCAGTTGTTCGCCACGCTGGACCCCACGCTCAGGCGTTTGGAGGTCAACGATGTCGGTCCGGTCGTGTTGGCCGATACCGTCGGTTTCATCCGCCACCTCCCTCACAAGCTGGTGGAGGCGTTCCGGGCCACGCTGCAGGAGGCCGCCGAGGCCAGTCTGCTGGTGCATGTGATCGATGCTGCCGATCCGGATCGTGAGCTCAACGTCGAACAGGTGCAGCGGGTCCTGAAGGAGATCGGTGCCGACCAGGTGCCGAGCCTGCAGGTCATGAACAAGATCGATCTGCTGGATAGCGCTCCTCGCATCGAACGTGACGGTGGGGGCAATCCCGAGACGGTCTGGCTGTCCGCGCAGAAGGGATTGGGGCTCGACCTGCTCGCACAGGCATTATCCGAACGCCTCTCGGACGACGTGCTGTCATTGCAGCTGACATTGACGCCGGAGCAGGGCCGGCTGCGGGCGGCGCTGCATGAGCGGGACGCGGTACGTAGCGAATCCTTCGATGAGCAGGGCCATACGCTGCTGGAGGTACGCCTGCCACGGCGTGACTTCATGCAGCTGATGGCTCATCTAGGCGAGGATGCCGAGGCCTATTTACCCGCCGAGAAGCGCAGCCGCCCGGTATGGGAAGAGTGA
- the hfq gene encoding RNA chaperone Hfq, producing the protein MSKGQSLQDPYLNILRKERIPVSIFLVNGIKLQGQIESFDQFVILLRNTVSQMVYKHAISTVVPSRNVRLPAQDPAAAQDSDL; encoded by the coding sequence ATGTCCAAAGGTCAATCACTTCAAGACCCGTACCTGAATATTCTGCGCAAGGAGCGCATTCCGGTATCCATATTTCTGGTTAACGGCATCAAACTGCAGGGGCAGATCGAGTCATTCGATCAGTTTGTCATCCTGCTGCGCAACACCGTTAGCCAAATGGTGTACAAACACGCCATCTCGACTGTAGTACCGTCGCGTAACGTGCGTTTGCCTGCCCAAGATCCCGCCGCGGCACAAGACAGCGATTTGTGA
- a CDS encoding N-acetylmuramoyl-L-alanine amidase, translating to MPAAYAAQVENIRLWAAPDHSRLVFDLSSAASASVFTLDSPDRLVIDLDDMGMQADPAGINLEGSAISALRTGVRDGSGLRVVLDLKRQVEPRHFILAPNEQYGHRLVVDLEYPGESAVQDPIDPIEAMIRDQEMAAERARAEASPQQRVEEQAAAALQQAQPHPRRDIIIAIDPGHGGEDPGAIGPSGTREKDVVMDISRRLQRLVDGAEGFKAVMIRDGDYYVGLRQRTKIAREQKADFFVSIHADAFDSARPNGSSVYALSQRGATSETAQWLAESENSADLIGGVDGSLSLRDKDEVLRGVLLDLTMTATLNDSLAIGGQVLDQLGRVNRLHKSRVEQAGFMVLKSPDIPSLLIETGFISNPDEERRLRDPGHQQKLADAIFGGLQDHFRRNPPPASLLAWQRDSNRGGGSNEYRIQPGDTLSEIAARHQVPLSSLKQANEINGDVIRVGQVLQIPRS from the coding sequence ATGCCCGCCGCCTATGCCGCCCAGGTGGAGAATATTCGGTTGTGGGCCGCGCCGGATCACTCGCGCCTGGTATTCGATCTATCGTCGGCCGCGAGCGCTTCCGTTTTCACGCTGGACAGCCCTGATCGGTTGGTGATCGACCTCGACGACATGGGCATGCAGGCCGACCCCGCTGGCATCAATCTCGAGGGAAGCGCCATCAGCGCGCTGCGCACCGGGGTGCGCGATGGCTCTGGCCTGCGTGTAGTGCTCGACCTGAAGCGCCAGGTCGAGCCGCGTCATTTCATCCTGGCACCCAATGAGCAGTACGGCCACCGACTGGTGGTGGATCTTGAGTATCCTGGGGAGAGCGCGGTGCAGGACCCAATCGACCCCATCGAGGCGATGATCCGCGATCAGGAGATGGCGGCAGAGCGCGCACGTGCCGAAGCCTCTCCGCAGCAGCGGGTCGAGGAGCAGGCGGCGGCTGCCCTTCAGCAGGCCCAGCCTCACCCCAGGCGCGACATCATCATTGCCATCGATCCGGGGCACGGCGGGGAGGATCCAGGTGCCATCGGGCCTAGTGGGACGCGCGAGAAGGATGTGGTAATGGACATCTCCCGGCGGCTGCAGCGCCTGGTCGATGGTGCCGAGGGATTCAAGGCGGTGATGATCCGCGATGGCGACTACTACGTGGGGCTGCGTCAGCGCACCAAGATCGCTCGTGAGCAGAAAGCCGACTTCTTCGTCTCCATTCATGCCGATGCCTTCGACAGTGCCCGGCCCAACGGCAGTTCGGTCTATGCACTGTCGCAGCGTGGCGCGACCTCCGAAACGGCCCAGTGGCTGGCCGAGAGCGAGAACAGTGCCGACCTGATCGGTGGTGTGGATGGCAGCCTATCGCTGCGCGACAAGGACGAGGTGCTGCGTGGCGTACTCCTTGACCTGACCATGACGGCGACGCTCAACGACTCGCTGGCGATCGGAGGCCAGGTGCTTGACCAGTTGGGCCGGGTCAATCGCTTGCACAAGTCACGGGTCGAACAGGCCGGCTTCATGGTACTCAAGTCGCCGGATATTCCCTCATTGCTGATCGAAACCGGCTTCATTTCCAATCCCGACGAGGAGCGACGCCTGCGCGATCCGGGGCACCAGCAGAAGCTTGCCGACGCAATCTTCGGCGGGCTCCAGGATCATTTTAGGCGTAATCCTCCCCCGGCCAGTCTCCTGGCCTGGCAGCGCGACAGCAATCGCGGCGGTGGCAGCAACGAATACCGCATTCAGCCGGGCGACACGCTGTCGGAAATTGCCGCTCGTCATCAGGTGCCGCTGTCGAGTCTCAAGCAGGCCAACGAAATCAATGGCGATGTGATCAGGGTCGGGCAGGTACTGCAGATTCCACGCTCCTGA
- the mutL gene encoding DNA mismatch repair endonuclease MutL, with protein MTQTRRIQILNPRLANQIAAGEVVERPASVVKELVENAIDAGSRRIELELEAGGARLIRVRDDGSGIAEEDLGLALSRHATSKIASLDDLEGVASLGFRGEALASISSVSRLELTSNIEEDPRQGWRVVAEGRQMEPRVSPAPHPRGTTVCVRDLFFNTPARRKFLRTEKTEFSHVEESFRRLALSRFDIGLALRHNQKPVHQLRPAEDGEARERRIAALLGSKFLDNALHLDLETGGLRLWGWVGMPTHVRAQADQQYFFVNGRVVRDRLVAHAIRQAYRDVVFHGRHPVFVLYLELDPSVVDVNVHPTKHEVRFRDGRLVHDFLFSSLHRALGEARPNNHSAEPAKASELLDAEPALSSAGSRWQQQPMAFRSDRESGDSRPDINRVRQFMAGYHALHPEHEERLLTPQLRSTEASAAYLPSRVEERAVAGWALADEDTTQAPPLGYAIAQLHGVYILSQTAHGLVIVDMHAAHERITYERMKAQVHGAERLEAQPLLVPVSLSVSAAEVATAEAEREAFARLGVELDVAGPETLLVRQVPTLLVEADVEPLVRGMLADLERYGRSDRLEAHINELLSTMACHGSVRANRRLTIAEMNALLRDMERTERSGQCNHGRPTWKQLSMRDLDKLFLRGQ; from the coding sequence ATGACACAGACGCGACGTATCCAGATCCTCAATCCGCGACTGGCCAACCAGATTGCCGCCGGTGAGGTGGTCGAGCGGCCGGCCTCGGTGGTCAAGGAGCTGGTCGAGAACGCCATCGATGCCGGCAGTCGACGCATCGAGCTGGAACTGGAGGCAGGCGGGGCGCGGTTGATCCGCGTCCGTGACGATGGCTCGGGCATCGCCGAGGAGGATCTCGGCCTGGCACTGTCACGTCATGCCACCAGCAAGATCGCCTCGCTGGATGACCTCGAGGGAGTGGCGAGTCTTGGCTTTCGCGGCGAGGCACTCGCCTCGATCAGCTCCGTGTCGCGCCTGGAACTCACCTCCAATATCGAGGAGGATCCGCGCCAAGGCTGGCGCGTGGTGGCCGAGGGGCGGCAGATGGAGCCGCGGGTCAGTCCGGCACCCCATCCCCGGGGCACCACGGTCTGCGTGCGCGACCTGTTCTTCAATACGCCGGCGCGGCGCAAGTTCCTGCGTACCGAGAAGACTGAATTCAGCCATGTCGAGGAGTCCTTTCGGCGCCTGGCACTGTCACGCTTCGATATCGGCCTGGCCCTGCGCCACAACCAGAAGCCCGTGCACCAACTGCGCCCCGCCGAGGACGGCGAAGCGCGGGAGCGGCGTATCGCTGCGTTGCTGGGGAGCAAGTTTCTCGACAATGCCCTGCATCTCGACCTCGAAACCGGCGGCCTGCGCCTATGGGGTTGGGTGGGCATGCCCACCCATGTGCGCGCCCAGGCAGACCAGCAGTATTTCTTCGTCAATGGTCGAGTGGTCCGCGACCGGCTGGTGGCGCACGCGATCCGCCAGGCCTATCGTGATGTGGTGTTTCATGGCCGCCACCCGGTCTTTGTACTCTACCTGGAGCTCGACCCCAGCGTGGTCGACGTCAATGTCCATCCGACCAAGCATGAAGTGCGTTTTCGCGATGGCCGCCTGGTGCATGACTTCCTCTTCTCAAGCCTGCACCGCGCCCTCGGTGAGGCTCGCCCCAATAACCATTCTGCAGAGCCGGCAAAGGCATCCGAACTGCTCGACGCCGAGCCGGCGCTGTCATCAGCAGGCTCTCGCTGGCAACAGCAGCCCATGGCGTTCCGGTCGGATCGCGAGAGTGGCGATTCCCGACCTGATATCAACCGTGTACGCCAGTTCATGGCCGGCTACCATGCGCTGCATCCCGAGCATGAAGAGCGACTGCTGACGCCTCAGTTGCGGTCAACCGAGGCAAGTGCCGCGTATTTACCAAGTAGGGTTGAGGAGCGTGCTGTGGCGGGGTGGGCATTGGCCGATGAGGATACCACCCAGGCGCCGCCGCTGGGCTACGCCATTGCCCAGCTGCATGGGGTCTATATCCTCTCGCAGACCGCACACGGGCTGGTGATCGTCGACATGCATGCCGCCCACGAGCGCATCACCTACGAGCGGATGAAGGCGCAGGTACATGGTGCCGAGCGGCTTGAGGCGCAGCCGCTGCTGGTGCCGGTATCGCTTTCTGTGAGTGCCGCCGAGGTCGCCACCGCCGAGGCGGAGCGCGAGGCATTCGCCAGGCTTGGTGTGGAGCTCGACGTGGCCGGGCCGGAAACTTTGCTGGTGCGCCAGGTGCCGACACTGCTCGTGGAGGCCGATGTCGAACCACTGGTGCGTGGCATGCTCGCCGACCTGGAGCGTTACGGACGCTCGGATCGTCTCGAGGCACATATCAATGAACTGCTCTCGACCATGGCCTGTCATGGCAGCGTGAGAGCAAACCGACGCCTCACCATCGCCGAGATGAACGCGCTGTTGCGCGACATGGAGCGCACCGAGCGTAGCGGTCAGTGTAATCATGGCCGACCGACCTGGAAGCAGTTGTCCATGCGCGATCTCGATAAGCTCTTCCTGCGTGGACAGTGA
- a CDS encoding ATP phosphoribosyltransferase regulatory subunit, whose amino-acid sequence MTIADRWLLPDGMDEVLPPQAARMEELRRGLLDLYYRWGFDQVMPPPVEFLDSLLTGTGTDLDLQTFKLTDQLTGRMMGVSADVTPQVARMDAHSLRRQGPVRLCYCTNVLRAKADQHQGGRSPVQVGVELFGHAGQEADLEILRLAISSLEHAGASEIHLALGHIGIYRSLVSAAELDPPQERALFDALELKSPDALARRVSESVTDPALAEMFLALPALHGGVEVLDSARRAFAEAPAAVGAALDQLISLSEGVSREYPQVALYFDLAELRGYQYHTGMMFAAYVPGYGQALAKGGRYDDTGRAFGRARPATGFSMDLKMLASLAIKEPSCDGIWVTAEDASACADMVASLRQAGERVVVALPGQRTGPEVHRCSRHLARLGGEWQVTPLS is encoded by the coding sequence ATGACCATTGCAGACCGCTGGCTGCTTCCCGACGGGATGGATGAAGTGCTGCCGCCTCAGGCGGCACGCATGGAAGAGCTGCGTCGTGGGCTGCTCGACCTGTACTATCGCTGGGGCTTCGATCAGGTCATGCCACCGCCGGTGGAGTTTCTCGACTCGCTGTTGACCGGCACCGGCACCGACCTCGATCTGCAGACCTTCAAGCTTACCGATCAATTGACCGGCCGGATGATGGGGGTCAGCGCCGACGTGACGCCTCAAGTAGCGCGAATGGATGCCCACTCGCTGCGCCGCCAGGGGCCGGTGCGGCTGTGCTATTGCACCAACGTGCTACGCGCCAAGGCTGACCAGCATCAGGGCGGGCGCAGCCCGGTGCAGGTGGGGGTGGAGCTTTTCGGCCATGCAGGCCAGGAAGCGGATCTGGAAATTCTGCGTCTCGCCATCTCGAGCCTGGAACATGCCGGGGCCAGTGAAATTCACTTGGCGCTGGGACATATCGGCATCTATCGCAGTCTGGTGAGTGCCGCTGAACTCGACCCTCCTCAGGAGCGAGCGCTGTTCGATGCGCTCGAACTGAAGTCGCCCGATGCTCTGGCCAGGCGCGTGTCGGAAAGTGTCACGGACCCGGCGCTGGCCGAGATGTTCCTGGCGCTGCCGGCACTGCATGGTGGAGTTGAGGTGCTCGACTCGGCACGCAGGGCCTTCGCCGAGGCACCCGCCGCGGTCGGTGCGGCACTGGATCAGTTGATCTCCCTGAGCGAGGGGGTGAGCCGCGAGTATCCCCAGGTGGCGCTCTACTTCGATCTGGCGGAACTGCGCGGCTACCAGTACCACACTGGCATGATGTTCGCCGCCTATGTTCCGGGTTATGGTCAGGCGCTGGCCAAGGGGGGACGCTATGATGATACTGGTCGCGCCTTCGGGCGTGCGCGTCCTGCCACGGGCTTCTCCATGGATCTCAAGATGCTGGCGTCGCTTGCCATCAAGGAGCCATCCTGCGACGGCATCTGGGTCACGGCAGAGGACGCCTCGGCCTGTGCGGACATGGTGGCATCGCTGCGCCAGGCTGGGGAGCGGGTAGTGGTGGCACTGCCGGGACAGCGCACCGGACCTGAGGTACACCGCTGCAGCCGGCACCTGGCTCGCCTCGGCGGCGAGTGGCAGGTTACGCCCCTGAGCTGA
- the hflC gene encoding protease modulator HflC has protein sequence MINNRALMIVGGLAAAAWLASNALYIVDETERAVKLRFGEVIEENIQPGLHFKVPITQTVRNFDTRVLTLDTDTSRYLTLEQKAVIVDSFVKWQVINPTRYYEATAGDEMMAIRLIQPRVDESLRNEFGRLDLQQIIAERRDDLMIRPTQELDALMREELGVSILDIRVKRIDLPQDVSAAVYDRMRSEREREAREWRAQGQEEAERIRANADRRRQVLLAQATERAETLRGEGDAEAASIFSAAYEQDQEFFTFYRSLNAYRDSFAGEGNMLVLEPTSHFFRYLNDPAVQEIGGGGNGNGGAAGEDE, from the coding sequence ATGATCAATAATCGTGCCTTGATGATCGTGGGCGGACTGGCGGCCGCTGCGTGGTTGGCCAGCAACGCTCTCTATATCGTCGATGAGACCGAGCGCGCCGTGAAGTTGCGCTTCGGTGAGGTCATTGAGGAGAACATTCAGCCGGGACTTCACTTCAAGGTTCCCATCACCCAGACGGTCCGCAATTTCGACACCCGGGTGCTGACGCTGGATACCGATACCAGCCGTTACCTGACGCTGGAGCAGAAGGCGGTGATCGTCGACTCCTTCGTCAAGTGGCAGGTGATCAATCCGACTCGCTACTACGAGGCGACCGCTGGCGACGAGATGATGGCGATCCGCCTGATCCAGCCACGTGTCGACGAGAGTCTGCGTAACGAGTTCGGTCGCCTCGACTTGCAGCAGATCATCGCCGAGCGCCGCGACGACTTGATGATTCGTCCGACCCAGGAACTCGATGCGCTGATGCGCGAGGAGCTCGGGGTCTCGATTCTCGACATTCGTGTCAAGCGTATCGACCTGCCCCAGGACGTCTCGGCCGCGGTCTACGATCGGATGCGTTCCGAGCGTGAGCGCGAAGCGCGCGAATGGCGTGCCCAGGGTCAGGAGGAGGCCGAGCGTATTCGTGCCAACGCCGACCGGCGGCGCCAGGTACTGCTGGCCCAGGCCACCGAGCGTGCCGAGACACTGCGTGGTGAGGGGGATGCCGAAGCGGCGTCGATCTTCTCTGCGGCTTACGAGCAGGACCAGGAGTTCTTCACCTTCTATCGTAGCCTGAATGCCTATCGCGACAGCTTCGCAGGCGAAGGCAACATGCTGGTACTGGAGCCGACCAGCCACTTCTTCCGCTATCTCAACGACCCTGCCGTGCAGGAGATCGGTGGCGGCGGCAATGGCAATGGCGGAGCAGCCGGCGAAGACGAGTGA
- the miaA gene encoding tRNA (adenosine(37)-N6)-dimethylallyltransferase MiaA gives MGAAQQNDDRPLAILLMGPTAAGKTDLAIVLHEVLGCELISVDSAMIYRGMDVGTAKPSAAERARAPHRLIDIRDPAEPYSAAEFRQDALHEMRQITAAGGVPLLVGGTMMYYKRLLEGVATLPEADAEVRAELEKLAATAGLAALHHNLRQVDPESAERIHPNDPQRLMRALEVFRISGRPMSELWREQRSETFPWRTLSIGLAPVERGWLHARIARRFDSMLEGGFIDEVERLRLRGDLHLGLPAMKSVGYRQVWEGLEAGHDRVWMRDKGVVATRQLAKRQLTWLRSWPDLHWLDSQDDECLGKLLKIVRQSTA, from the coding sequence ATGGGTGCAGCACAGCAAAACGATGACCGACCCTTGGCGATTCTGCTGATGGGCCCCACCGCTGCGGGAAAGACCGATCTGGCGATCGTCCTGCATGAAGTGCTGGGTTGTGAGCTGATCAGCGTCGACTCGGCCATGATCTATCGCGGCATGGACGTCGGCACCGCCAAGCCCAGTGCGGCGGAGCGTGCCCGAGCGCCGCATCGGCTGATCGATATCCGCGATCCTGCCGAACCCTATTCGGCGGCAGAGTTTCGCCAGGATGCGCTGCACGAGATGCGGCAAATCACCGCAGCTGGGGGGGTGCCGCTGCTGGTGGGCGGTACCATGATGTACTACAAGCGTCTGCTCGAGGGAGTGGCGACGCTGCCGGAAGCGGACGCCGAAGTGCGCGCCGAGCTCGAGAAACTCGCCGCAACGGCGGGTCTGGCGGCGCTTCACCATAACTTGCGGCAAGTCGATCCCGAATCTGCCGAGCGCATTCACCCAAACGATCCGCAGCGCTTGATGCGGGCGCTGGAGGTGTTTCGGATCAGCGGTCGGCCGATGAGTGAACTGTGGCGTGAGCAGCGTAGTGAAACCTTCCCATGGCGGACGTTGTCGATAGGACTCGCTCCCGTCGAGCGCGGCTGGTTGCATGCGCGAATCGCAAGGCGCTTCGACAGCATGCTCGAGGGGGGCTTCATCGACGAAGTGGAACGGCTGCGCTTGCGTGGCGACCTGCATCTGGGGCTGCCAGCGATGAAAAGCGTCGGCTATCGCCAGGTGTGGGAAGGACTGGAGGCGGGTCACGATCGCGTCTGGATGCGCGATAAGGGCGTCGTGGCGACACGCCAGTTGGCCAAGCGTCAATTGACCTGGTTGCGCAGTTGGCCCGACTTGCATTGGCTCGACAGTCAAGACGACGAATGTCTCGGCAAGCTGCTGAAAATCGTGCGCCAAAGTACCGCTTAG
- a CDS encoding adenylosuccinate synthase — protein MGKNVVVLGTQWGDEGKGKVVDLLTESAAAVVRFQGGHNAGHTLVIDGEKTVLHLIPSGVLRDDKICVIGNGVVLSPEALIKEIRELEAKGVPVRERLRLSPACPLILSYHVRLDQAREKDRGVAKIGTTGRGIGPAYEDKVARRGLRLGDMLYPERFAAKLGEVLRYHNFVLTQYHGEAPVDFQQILDEAMAMAKELRPMVCDTVGLVHDMRKAGENILFEGAQGSLLDIDHGTYPYVTSSNTTAGGTATGSGVGPLYLDYVLGITKAYTTRVGSGPFPTELFDEFGRHLAERGHEFGATTGRPRRCGWFDAVALRHAVQINSVSGLCLTKLDVLDGLENIRVCVGYRSKDGEVLDTPVDSEGYEAIEPLYTDLPGWSDSTLGVKRVEDLPANARAYISFLEEQVGTSIDIISTGPDRNETIVLRNPFDGE, from the coding sequence ATGGGCAAGAATGTAGTCGTACTGGGCACCCAATGGGGTGATGAAGGCAAGGGCAAGGTCGTCGATCTGCTGACTGAGTCCGCGGCCGCCGTGGTGCGTTTTCAGGGGGGACACAATGCCGGCCATACCCTGGTGATCGACGGTGAGAAGACCGTGCTGCACCTGATTCCCTCCGGTGTGCTGCGCGACGACAAGATCTGTGTGATCGGCAATGGGGTGGTGCTCTCCCCCGAGGCGCTGATCAAGGAGATTCGCGAGCTGGAAGCCAAGGGTGTGCCGGTGCGCGAGCGCTTGCGCCTGTCACCTGCCTGTCCGCTGATCCTCTCCTACCATGTGCGCCTCGACCAGGCGCGCGAAAAGGATCGTGGCGTGGCCAAGATCGGCACGACCGGACGTGGTATCGGGCCGGCCTACGAGGACAAGGTGGCCCGTCGCGGCCTGCGTCTCGGCGATATGCTCTACCCTGAGCGCTTTGCGGCCAAGCTCGGCGAGGTGCTGCGCTATCACAACTTCGTTCTGACTCAGTACCACGGTGAAGCGCCGGTCGATTTTCAGCAGATACTCGACGAGGCCATGGCCATGGCCAAAGAGCTGCGCCCCATGGTCTGCGATACCGTGGGCCTGGTGCACGATATGCGCAAGGCGGGCGAGAACATCCTCTTCGAGGGGGCTCAGGGCTCGCTGCTCGACATCGACCACGGTACCTATCCCTACGTGACCAGCTCAAACACCACTGCCGGCGGAACCGCTACCGGTTCGGGGGTGGGGCCGCTCTATCTCGACTACGTACTGGGGATCACCAAGGCCTACACCACGCGTGTCGGCTCCGGTCCTTTCCCGACCGAACTGTTCGATGAGTTCGGGCGGCACCTGGCCGAGCGTGGACATGAGTTTGGTGCCACTACCGGTCGCCCGCGTCGTTGCGGCTGGTTCGATGCCGTGGCGCTACGGCATGCGGTCCAGATCAATTCGGTGTCGGGCCTGTGTCTGACCAAGCTCGATGTACTCGACGGTCTGGAGAACATTCGTGTTTGTGTGGGCTATCGCAGCAAGGATGGCGAGGTACTGGACACGCCGGTGGATTCCGAGGGCTACGAAGCGATTGAGCCGCTCTACACGGATCTGCCTGGCTGGAGCGATTCGACCCTCGGCGTGAAGCGCGTCGAGGATCTGCCGGCCAATGCGCGTGCCTATATCAGCTTCCTTGAAGAGCAGGTGGGCACCTCGATCGACATCATCTCTACCGGGCCGGATCGGAACGAGACCATCGTGCTGCGCAACCCCTTCGACGGTGAATGA
- the hflK gene encoding FtsH protease activity modulator HflK yields MAWNEPGGGNQHDPWSGGGRRGGGNGGGNGGNNQGPPDLDEALKKFQNKLNGMLGGGGRGKRGGDGDKPGGGGSGRNTFALPGLLVVVALAIWAASGFYLVDQSERGVVLRFGEFQEVVTPGLHWNPPLIDDVRMVNVTRVRSLTQTQSMLTRDENIVEVEISAQYQVSNPRDFVLNVRTPEVSIENALDSALRHVVGGTEMIEILTSGREILGSSVASRLQSYLDSYGTGIRLQTINIESTSAPAPVIDAFDDVIRAREDRQRTINEGMAYANAIIPAAQGQAQRLIEQGQGYRESVVAEAQGQANRFVSLLGEYRNSPDTMRERLYLDAVSEVFGQTNKVLIDVSDSSPLMYLPLDQLRGGNRNQSGNQGANDGGERVDPQVIERLRTQQQQQGSTSNSGISREGRQ; encoded by the coding sequence ATGGCTTGGAACGAGCCTGGTGGTGGCAACCAGCACGACCCTTGGAGTGGTGGTGGTCGCCGTGGTGGCGGTAACGGTGGCGGTAACGGTGGCAATAACCAGGGTCCGCCCGACCTGGACGAAGCGCTGAAGAAATTTCAAAACAAGCTCAACGGCATGCTGGGCGGCGGTGGCCGCGGCAAGCGGGGCGGCGATGGTGACAAGCCCGGGGGTGGGGGCAGCGGGCGTAATACCTTCGCACTTCCTGGTCTGCTGGTCGTGGTGGCACTGGCTATCTGGGCTGCCTCTGGCTTCTATCTGGTGGATCAGTCCGAGCGTGGGGTGGTGTTGCGCTTTGGCGAGTTCCAAGAGGTGGTCACGCCGGGCCTGCACTGGAATCCGCCGTTGATCGATGATGTACGCATGGTCAACGTGACGCGCGTGCGCTCTCTCACGCAGACTCAGTCGATGCTGACCCGCGACGAGAACATCGTCGAAGTGGAAATCTCGGCCCAGTATCAGGTGTCGAATCCGCGCGACTTCGTGCTCAACGTCCGTACCCCGGAAGTCTCCATCGAGAATGCCCTGGATTCGGCCCTGCGCCACGTCGTTGGTGGCACCGAGATGATCGAGATCCTGACCTCTGGTCGTGAAATCCTCGGCAGCTCCGTGGCCAGTCGCCTGCAGTCCTACCTGGACAGCTACGGCACGGGCATCCGCCTGCAGACGATCAACATCGAGTCGACCTCTGCGCCGGCACCGGTGATCGATGCCTTCGATGACGTGATTCGCGCTCGCGAGGATCGTCAGCGGACCATCAACGAGGGTATGGCTTACGCCAACGCGATCATTCCGGCAGCGCAAGGTCAGGCTCAGCGTCTGATCGAGCAGGGCCAGGGGTATCGTGAATCGGTTGTCGCCGAGGCCCAGGGTCAGGCCAACCGCTTTGTCTCGCTGCTTGGCGAGTATCGCAATTCGCCCGATACCATGCGCGAGCGCCTCTACCTCGATGCCGTTAGCGAAGTGTTCGGTCAGACCAACAAGGTGCTGATCGATGTCAGCGACAGCAGTCCGCTGATGTACCTGCCGCTTGACCAGCTGCGGGGCGGTAACCGCAACCAGTCAGGTAACCAGGGCGCCAACGATGGCGGCGAGCGTGTCGACCCGCAAGTGATCGAGCGCCTGCGGACTCAGCAGCAGCAACAAGGCAGCACCAGCAACAGCGGTATCAGCAGGGAGGGCCGTCAATGA